The following are encoded in a window of Paenibacillus polymyxa genomic DNA:
- a CDS encoding gluconeogenesis factor YvcK family protein gives MKETGSQRERPRIVVMGGGTGLSVMLRGLKQKPLDITAIVTVADDGGSSGILRSELQMPPPGDIRNVLTALADVEPVMSDMLKYRFGAGSGLSGHSLGNLILAAMTDISGDFVTAVRELSRVFAVRGRVLPAAEEGVVLSAEMEDGTVITGESKIPEAGGRIKRVFLEPTHVEPLPEAVEAINEADAILIGPGSLYTSILPNLLVPKLAEAVVKSDAIKIFVCNVMTQPGETDGYTVGDHLQAIFEHVGHHLFDYVIVNNGEIPPQVQEMYAEQGAKPVQVDMGELTDRGYKVVADTLVLFRTYLRHDADKLSQHIYQLVQNWILRRR, from the coding sequence ATGAAAGAGACCGGATCACAACGGGAGCGCCCACGTATTGTTGTTATGGGCGGCGGAACCGGCTTGTCCGTCATGCTGCGGGGCTTAAAGCAAAAGCCGCTAGATATTACGGCTATTGTTACAGTCGCTGACGATGGCGGAAGTTCCGGGATTTTGCGCAGTGAGCTGCAGATGCCCCCTCCAGGGGATATTCGCAATGTGCTGACTGCCTTGGCTGACGTGGAACCAGTGATGTCAGATATGCTGAAATACCGTTTCGGTGCGGGATCAGGATTGTCAGGCCATAGCCTGGGTAATCTGATTTTAGCAGCGATGACCGATATATCGGGAGATTTCGTAACGGCGGTGCGTGAGCTTAGCCGTGTATTTGCTGTCCGGGGACGTGTGCTACCGGCAGCCGAGGAAGGCGTTGTGCTAAGCGCCGAGATGGAGGATGGCACGGTGATTACCGGGGAGTCCAAGATCCCGGAAGCGGGCGGACGCATCAAACGCGTCTTTCTTGAACCGACTCACGTGGAGCCGTTGCCTGAGGCTGTAGAGGCCATTAATGAAGCCGATGCGATTTTGATTGGCCCCGGCAGTCTATATACCAGCATATTACCAAATTTGCTTGTACCTAAACTCGCTGAAGCTGTAGTAAAATCAGACGCTATCAAAATATTTGTCTGTAACGTTATGACCCAGCCTGGGGAAACTGATGGTTATACGGTAGGAGATCACCTGCAAGCTATTTTTGAGCATGTAGGGCATCATCTCTTCGACTATGTCATTGTAAATAACGGAGAAATTCCACCCCAAGTACAGGAAATGTATGCCGAGCAGGGAGCCAAGCCAGTTCAAGTAGACATGGGCGAGCTGACCGACCGGGGATATAAAGTGGTGGCAGATACATTAGTTCTGTTCCGCACGTATTTACGGCATGATGCCGACAAATTGAGCCAGCATATTTACCAATTGGTACAAAACTGGATATTAAGAAGGAGGTGA
- the whiA gene encoding DNA-binding protein WhiA, whose amino-acid sequence MSFAAQTKKELTMIESQSCCEKAELSALIRMLGSVQLSNKRVILDVSTENAAIARRIYSLIKKHFQLHIELLVRKKMRLKKNNVYIVRIPNGVQQLLKDLYIVTEGFLFTDGINRDIVRKNCCKRAYLRGAFMAGGSVNNPEGSSYHLEISSMYEEHCQALVDLANEFHLNARCIERKKGFILYIKEGEKIIELLSIIGAHQALFKFEDVRIMRDMRNSVNRIVNCETANLNKTIGAAVRQIENIKLLEREVGLETLPDKLREVAEIRLAHPDLNLKEVGEMLKGVVSKSGVNHRLRKIDEMADKIRGENGLIP is encoded by the coding sequence TTGTCCTTTGCGGCACAAACGAAAAAAGAGCTTACGATGATTGAAAGCCAGTCCTGCTGTGAGAAAGCGGAACTATCTGCACTTATACGTATGCTCGGATCCGTACAACTGTCGAATAAAAGGGTGATATTGGACGTGTCCACAGAAAATGCCGCGATTGCAAGGCGGATTTACTCCTTGATCAAGAAGCATTTTCAACTTCATATCGAACTGCTTGTACGGAAAAAAATGCGCTTGAAAAAAAATAATGTGTACATTGTCCGTATTCCCAATGGTGTGCAGCAACTGCTAAAGGATCTTTATATCGTTACAGAAGGTTTCTTATTCACTGACGGGATTAATCGGGATATCGTTCGGAAAAACTGTTGTAAGAGGGCCTATTTGCGGGGCGCCTTTATGGCAGGTGGCTCTGTCAACAATCCTGAAGGATCGTCTTACCACCTTGAAATTTCTTCGATGTATGAGGAGCATTGTCAGGCACTCGTTGATCTTGCGAATGAATTTCATCTAAATGCTCGCTGTATTGAGCGAAAAAAAGGTTTTATTCTCTACATCAAGGAAGGCGAGAAGATCATTGAGCTGCTTAGCATCATTGGGGCGCATCAAGCCTTGTTCAAATTTGAAGATGTACGCATTATGCGCGATATGCGCAATTCCGTAAATCGCATTGTCAATTGTGAAACGGCTAATTTGAACAAGACGATCGGAGCTGCTGTCCGGCAAATTGAGAATATTAAGTTGCTGGAGAGGGAAGTTGGTTTGGAGACCTTGCCGGATAAACTGCGTGAAGTGGCAGAAATTCGGCTCGCTCATCCCGATTTGAATTTGAAAGAAGTCGGGGAAATGCTTAAAGGGGTCGTGAGTAAATCGGGTGTAAATCATCGGCTTCGCAAAATTGATGAGATGGCTGACAAAATTAGGGGCGAAAATGGCCTGATTCCGTAA
- a CDS encoding HPr family phosphocarrier protein, with product MSKHPVVVRLKTGLHARPAALFVQEANKYSSEIFVEKEDKKVNAKSIMGIMSLAISTGTEINISAEGADAEQAVNALVSLVSKVELENQ from the coding sequence ATGTCAAAACATCCGGTAGTCGTACGCTTGAAAACAGGACTGCACGCCAGACCTGCTGCGTTGTTCGTACAGGAAGCGAATAAATATTCATCTGAGATTTTTGTGGAAAAAGAAGACAAAAAAGTTAATGCCAAGAGTATCATGGGTATTATGAGTCTTGCCATCAGTACAGGTACTGAAATCAATATTAGTGCTGAAGGTGCGGACGCCGAACAGGCTGTAAACGCTTTAGTAAGTCTGGTTAGTAAGGTAGAGCTGGAAAATCAATAA
- a CDS encoding SIMPL domain-containing protein, translating to MRLWTKTVATAVLAGALMAGGIAGGLWTGADRAYAASTASTVNGVINVTGSGEVLAKPNIAYLSIGVQSEGNTAAAAQKANATKLNKVTQLLKEKWSISADDIQTSQFYVQPNYTYNEKEGQKLKGYTANHTLSVKYRDLDKIGQLLDEATKSGANNVDNVRFSVEDPSTYEEEAITKALGSAQSKASAVAKAAKRGLGALVSVTVDGGEAQVFTQRENAMSKSLLDVAGGGTEIQSGQVTVKVQVSAQYEMN from the coding sequence ATGAGACTTTGGACAAAAACAGTAGCCACGGCAGTTCTCGCAGGAGCATTAATGGCAGGGGGAATAGCAGGAGGATTATGGACAGGGGCAGATCGTGCTTATGCTGCGTCAACAGCTTCGACGGTAAACGGTGTAATTAATGTGACTGGAAGCGGGGAAGTATTGGCGAAGCCCAATATCGCTTATCTCTCTATCGGTGTACAATCAGAAGGGAATACGGCAGCCGCTGCTCAAAAAGCCAATGCTACAAAATTGAACAAGGTTACACAACTGCTGAAAGAAAAGTGGAGCATCAGCGCAGATGACATTCAGACCAGCCAGTTTTATGTACAGCCTAACTACACCTATAACGAAAAAGAAGGGCAAAAGCTCAAAGGCTACACTGCCAACCATACACTTTCCGTCAAATACCGCGATTTGGATAAAATCGGTCAGTTATTGGATGAGGCGACCAAGTCCGGAGCCAATAACGTGGATAATGTACGTTTTTCCGTGGAAGATCCTTCGACTTATGAAGAGGAAGCCATTACTAAGGCATTGGGAAGCGCACAATCTAAAGCCAGTGCTGTAGCTAAAGCTGCCAAACGCGGCTTAGGTGCCCTTGTGAGTGTGACGGTAGATGGCGGAGAAGCACAAGTCTTTACACAACGTGAAAATGCCATGTCAAAATCGCTCTTGGACGTAGCAGGTGGCGGGACAGAGATCCAATCGGGACAAGTAACAGTGAAAGTTCAGGTGTCGGCTCAGTACGAAATGAACTAA
- a CDS encoding PdaC/SigV domain-containing protein, translating into MSKHAKKWGSALLVAGILAGVAAVPVSYIQAASTKQATTQQPGITIQWNGKTLPAKGVQVNGSTMIPVAALRDSLGIPVSYDAKTATYTVGSGYNKLYIMASSSDAYVNVNGINTRSMDAKQIAGKLYIPMSLLKDYLGIDAQWNAAQKTVTLSKSQLNPITIASQTLPASSNAKVSYKIKYPQISGSQLNPEAQQAINNVLKKHAEGILAAGKKMMAEGEATTERPYEFGNDFAISYNNDGILSVIMQDYSYTGGAHGMTVRKGYTFSLADGKLLQLSDVLKANPNYKKFLNADLKKKIDALQAGEGFEKFKELAADQNFYVTNSGVTIVFDLYDYAPYAYGIPEFTYSFGQLLPQGGKPFAGQNE; encoded by the coding sequence ATGAGTAAGCATGCGAAAAAATGGGGTTCAGCACTGCTGGTAGCAGGGATTTTAGCAGGAGTCGCAGCTGTTCCCGTTTCCTATATCCAGGCAGCATCGACCAAACAAGCGACAACACAGCAACCAGGAATCACCATCCAATGGAATGGTAAAACGTTGCCCGCTAAAGGTGTTCAAGTGAATGGGAGTACGATGATTCCGGTGGCCGCACTGCGTGACAGCCTGGGGATTCCAGTAAGCTATGATGCGAAAACAGCGACATATACCGTAGGTAGCGGGTACAATAAACTTTACATTATGGCTTCTTCCTCGGATGCCTACGTCAACGTCAATGGAATCAATACACGTAGTATGGATGCCAAACAGATCGCTGGGAAGCTATACATTCCTATGAGTCTGCTGAAAGACTATCTAGGCATAGATGCTCAATGGAATGCTGCTCAGAAAACAGTAACGCTGAGTAAAAGCCAGCTAAATCCAATCACCATTGCGTCTCAAACACTTCCAGCGTCGAGTAATGCAAAGGTGTCCTACAAGATTAAGTACCCGCAAATCAGCGGCAGCCAGCTGAATCCTGAGGCTCAACAGGCCATTAACAATGTGCTTAAAAAGCATGCAGAGGGTATATTGGCAGCAGGCAAAAAGATGATGGCTGAGGGAGAGGCTACAACAGAAAGACCGTATGAGTTCGGAAATGATTTTGCAATTTCCTATAACAATGATGGTATTCTGAGTGTGATTATGCAGGATTACTCGTATACGGGTGGCGCACATGGCATGACGGTACGTAAAGGATATACGTTCTCGCTCGCTGATGGTAAACTGCTGCAATTGTCTGACGTATTGAAGGCAAATCCGAACTACAAAAAGTTCCTCAATGCTGATTTGAAGAAAAAAATCGATGCGCTTCAGGCTGGAGAAGGATTCGAGAAATTTAAAGAGCTGGCGGCAGATCAGAATTTTTATGTAACAAACAGTGGAGTAACAATCGTGTTTGATTTGTATGATTATGCGCCATACGCGTATGGAATTCCGGAGTTTACCTATTCGTTCGGTCAATTGCTGCCTCAAGGCGGAAAGCCTTTTGCTGGGCAGAATGAATAG
- the clpP gene encoding ATP-dependent Clp endopeptidase proteolytic subunit ClpP: protein MSYVPMVVEQSNRGERAYDIYSRLLKDRIILLGSDVNDVVANSIIAQMLFLAAEDPEKDIHLYINSPGGSITAGMAIFDTMQYIKPDVSTICVGMAASMGAFLLNAGAKGKRFALPNSEIMIHQPLGGAQGQATDIEIRARRILKMRDKLNRILADRTGQPLERIEKDTDRDYFMSADDAKEYGIIDKVLTSSSPEGV from the coding sequence GTGAGCTATGTTCCTATGGTAGTAGAACAAAGTAACCGCGGCGAACGCGCCTATGACATTTATTCCAGACTGTTGAAGGATCGCATTATTTTGTTAGGCTCGGACGTCAATGACGTTGTAGCCAACTCTATTATTGCGCAAATGCTGTTTTTGGCTGCCGAAGATCCTGAAAAAGATATTCACTTGTATATTAACAGTCCTGGCGGTTCCATTACAGCTGGTATGGCCATTTTCGATACGATGCAATACATTAAACCTGACGTATCTACGATTTGCGTAGGTATGGCGGCTTCCATGGGCGCGTTCTTGCTAAATGCAGGTGCCAAAGGTAAACGTTTCGCTTTGCCAAACAGTGAAATTATGATTCACCAACCACTGGGTGGTGCACAAGGCCAGGCAACGGATATTGAAATCCGTGCACGCCGCATTCTGAAAATGCGTGACAAATTGAACCGCATTCTCGCAGATCGCACAGGCCAACCACTGGAGCGCATTGAAAAAGACACAGACCGTGACTACTTCATGTCGGCTGATGATGCCAAGGAATACGGTATTATTGATAAAGTGCTAACTAGCTCCTCTCCAGAAGGTGTATAA
- a CDS encoding sugar-binding transcriptional regulator, with the protein MRKILEIQKQLLPDLMDVLKKRYTILHQIMLSDVVGRRTLAASLNMTERVLRAETDLLKAQGLIEIESVGMKVSKAGLDLLEQLEPIANNLFGLSQLEDQIRQAYGLRKVVVVPGDSDASPLTKQELGRAGAKALLSVMDDEDVVAVTGGTTIADVAEQLALPSNGPLKGGWFVPARGGLGESMEMQANTIASTMARKVGAQYRLLHVPDLLSNHAYNSLLEDTNIQDILNLIRESRIIIHGIGNAIAMAHRRKLDPETFAQISSEGAVAESFGYYFNEDGVVVHRMLTLGLRLEDIRRTDTVLGVAGGKSKAAAIHAVLRFGQEDILVTDEGAAAEIVSHYLNG; encoded by the coding sequence ATGCGAAAGATATTAGAAATACAGAAGCAGCTTCTGCCCGACCTCATGGATGTTTTGAAAAAAAGGTACACGATCCTGCATCAGATTATGCTGTCCGATGTTGTTGGACGCAGAACACTGGCAGCTTCACTGAACATGACTGAGCGCGTGTTGCGCGCCGAAACCGATCTTCTTAAAGCTCAAGGGCTAATTGAGATTGAGAGTGTAGGCATGAAGGTGAGCAAAGCAGGACTGGATCTGCTGGAACAGCTGGAGCCGATTGCGAACAACTTGTTCGGCCTGTCCCAATTGGAGGACCAGATTCGTCAAGCCTACGGTTTGAGGAAGGTGGTTGTCGTTCCAGGGGATTCGGATGCTTCTCCGTTAACAAAGCAGGAGCTGGGGCGCGCTGGAGCAAAAGCGTTGCTGAGTGTTATGGACGACGAGGATGTGGTCGCTGTAACAGGTGGCACGACGATTGCCGACGTGGCGGAACAACTGGCACTACCTTCTAATGGCCCACTTAAGGGTGGGTGGTTTGTACCGGCACGCGGGGGTTTGGGAGAAAGCATGGAAATGCAGGCCAACACAATTGCTTCCACAATGGCTCGCAAGGTAGGCGCTCAATACCGTCTGCTCCATGTACCGGATTTGCTCAGCAATCATGCTTACAACTCCTTGCTTGAAGATACGAATATTCAGGATATATTGAACCTGATTCGCGAGAGTCGTATCATCATTCACGGGATAGGCAACGCCATAGCGATGGCACATAGACGTAAACTTGATCCCGAAACCTTTGCCCAGATCAGCAGTGAGGGGGCCGTTGCCGAATCGTTTGGTTACTACTTTAACGAAGATGGCGTCGTTGTTCACAGAATGCTGACGCTTGGACTTCGATTAGAGGACATCAGGCGTACCGATACGGTTCTAGGCGTAGCTGGAGGCAAGAGCAAGGCGGCCGCTATTCATGCGGTACTGCGTTTCGGGCAAGAAGACATTCTAGTCACCGACGAAGGCGCTGCTGCCGAGATTGTAAGTCATTACTTAAATGGTTAA
- the gap gene encoding type I glyceraldehyde-3-phosphate dehydrogenase gives MTVKVGINGFGRIGRLAFRRIQNVEGIEVVAINDLTDSKMLAHLLKYDTTQGNFQGQVEVHDGFFKVNGKEVKVLANRNPEELPWGDLGVDIVLECTGFFTTKEAAEKHLKGGAKKVVISAPATGDMKTVVYNVNHEILDGTETVISGASCTTNCLAPMAKTLQDKFGIVEGLMTTIHAYTGDQNTLDAPHAKGDFRRARAAAENIIPNTTGAAKAIGLVIPELKGKLDGAAQRVPVPTGSLTELVTVLEKNVTAEEINAAMKEASDPETYGYTEDQIVSSDIKGLTFGSLFDATQTKVLTVGDKQLVKTVAWYDNEMSYTAQLIRTLEYFAKLAK, from the coding sequence ATGACAGTTAAAGTTGGTATTAACGGTTTCGGACGTATTGGACGCCTTGCTTTCCGCCGGATTCAAAACGTGGAAGGTATTGAAGTAGTAGCAATCAATGACTTGACAGATTCCAAAATGTTGGCACATTTGTTGAAATATGATACAACACAAGGTAATTTCCAAGGACAAGTAGAAGTACATGACGGCTTCTTCAAAGTAAATGGTAAAGAAGTTAAAGTTTTGGCTAACCGCAACCCTGAAGAACTGCCTTGGGGAGACCTGGGTGTAGACATCGTTCTGGAATGCACAGGTTTCTTCACAACAAAAGAAGCTGCTGAGAAACATTTGAAAGGCGGCGCTAAAAAAGTTGTTATCTCCGCTCCAGCTACTGGCGACATGAAAACTGTCGTTTACAACGTAAACCATGAAATTCTGGACGGTACTGAAACTGTAATCTCCGGTGCTTCTTGCACAACTAACTGCCTGGCTCCTATGGCTAAAACACTGCAAGATAAATTTGGTATCGTTGAAGGTTTGATGACTACAATTCATGCTTACACTGGCGACCAAAACACTTTGGATGCTCCACATGCTAAAGGTGACTTCCGTCGTGCTCGTGCAGCAGCTGAAAACATCATTCCTAACACAACTGGTGCTGCTAAAGCAATCGGTTTGGTTATCCCTGAGTTGAAAGGTAAACTGGATGGCGCGGCTCAACGTGTTCCAGTACCTACAGGTTCCCTGACTGAGCTGGTAACAGTTCTGGAGAAAAACGTAACTGCTGAAGAAATCAACGCAGCGATGAAAGAAGCTTCCGATCCTGAAACTTATGGATACACTGAAGATCAAATCGTTTCTTCTGACATCAAAGGTCTCACTTTCGGTTCTTTGTTTGATGCAACTCAAACTAAAGTTCTGACTGTTGGCGACAAACAACTGGTGAAAACTGTAGCTTGGTATGACAATGAAATGTCCTACACTGCACAATTGATCCGCACGTTGGAATACTTCGCTAAACTGGCTAAATAA
- a CDS encoding phosphoglycerate kinase has product MNKKSVRDIELNGKRVFVRVDFNVPVEDGKITDDKRIRETLPTINYLIEKGAKVILASHFGRPKGQVVESMRLTPVGVRLSELLKKPVVKVDESVGEAVKAKVAELQNGDVLLLENVRFYAGEEKNDPELAKQFAELADVFVNDAFGAAHRAHASTEGIAHILPAVSGLLMERELSVIGKALSNPDRPFTAIIGGSKVKDKIDVIDNLLNIADNVIIGGGLAYTFFKAQGHEVGQSLLDESKLDVALGFIEKAKKLGKKFYLPVDIVISDDFSATANTNIVDIDGIPADWEGVDIGPKTRKIYADVIKNSKLVVWNGPMGVFEIEPFAGGTREVAEACATTEAYTIIGGGDSAAAAEKFHLADKMDHISTGGGASLEFMEGKALPGVVALNDK; this is encoded by the coding sequence ATGAACAAAAAGAGCGTACGTGATATAGAGCTGAATGGAAAACGGGTGTTTGTTCGTGTAGATTTTAACGTTCCGGTTGAGGACGGTAAAATTACGGATGACAAGCGTATTCGTGAAACCTTGCCAACCATTAACTACTTGATTGAAAAAGGTGCAAAAGTTATTTTGGCGAGTCACTTTGGACGTCCAAAAGGTCAGGTTGTTGAATCCATGCGTCTGACTCCTGTTGGCGTACGTTTGTCTGAGCTGCTGAAAAAGCCAGTAGTTAAAGTGGACGAATCCGTAGGCGAAGCTGTTAAAGCGAAAGTGGCTGAACTGCAAAACGGCGACGTGTTGTTGCTTGAAAATGTACGTTTTTATGCAGGAGAAGAAAAGAATGATCCTGAATTGGCAAAGCAATTTGCTGAATTGGCCGACGTTTTCGTGAATGACGCATTTGGTGCAGCACACCGTGCTCATGCTTCCACTGAAGGTATCGCTCATATTCTTCCGGCTGTTTCTGGCTTGCTGATGGAAAGAGAATTGTCTGTTATTGGTAAAGCTTTGTCGAATCCAGACCGTCCTTTTACAGCCATTATTGGCGGTTCCAAAGTAAAAGACAAAATCGACGTGATCGACAACCTGCTGAACATTGCAGATAACGTAATCATTGGCGGCGGTTTGGCTTATACATTTTTTAAAGCTCAAGGTCATGAAGTGGGTCAATCTTTGCTGGATGAATCCAAACTGGACGTAGCTCTTGGATTTATTGAAAAAGCGAAGAAGCTCGGCAAAAAATTCTACCTTCCGGTGGATATTGTCATTTCTGACGATTTCAGCGCTACGGCGAATACTAACATTGTGGACATCGATGGTATTCCTGCAGATTGGGAAGGCGTGGATATCGGACCGAAAACACGTAAAATCTATGCAGATGTGATCAAAAACTCCAAACTGGTTGTATGGAACGGACCAATGGGCGTATTTGAAATCGAGCCCTTCGCTGGTGGTACTCGTGAAGTAGCGGAAGCTTGCGCAACTACTGAAGCATACACCATCATTGGTGGCGGTGATTCTGCGGCTGCGGCTGAAAAATTCCACTTGGCTGACAAAATGGATCACATCTCTACTGGCGGCGGCGCATCACTTGAATTTATGGAAGGCAAAGCACTTCCGGGTGTTGTTGCACTGAACGATAAATAA
- the tpiA gene encoding triose-phosphate isomerase, translating to MRTPIIAGNWKMFKTVPEAKTFIEEIKGKAEVAGVESVICAPFTNLPALVEAVKGTSIKIGAQNLHFAEDGAFTGEISGGMLKDLGVDYVVIGHSERREYFNETDETVNKKVHAAFRHGLTPIVCVGEKLEDREAGQTKEVVKVQTVAAFAGLAKDQAAQVVVAYEPIWAIGTGKSSTSQDANEVISYIRSLIKELYDENTANAVRIQYGGSVKPENVTEYLGQSDIDGALVGGASLQPASYIALVEGAK from the coding sequence TTGAGAACACCGATTATCGCGGGTAACTGGAAGATGTTTAAAACCGTACCAGAAGCTAAAACTTTCATCGAGGAGATCAAAGGCAAAGCGGAGGTTGCAGGAGTGGAAAGCGTGATTTGCGCACCATTTACGAATCTTCCTGCTCTGGTTGAAGCAGTAAAAGGCACGTCTATTAAAATTGGCGCACAAAACCTGCACTTTGCAGAAGATGGCGCATTTACAGGTGAAATTAGCGGTGGAATGCTGAAAGATCTGGGCGTAGATTACGTTGTGATCGGACACTCCGAGCGTCGTGAATATTTTAATGAAACAGACGAAACGGTGAACAAAAAGGTTCATGCGGCATTCCGTCATGGCCTGACTCCAATCGTGTGTGTAGGCGAAAAGCTGGAAGACCGTGAAGCTGGACAAACCAAAGAGGTTGTAAAAGTGCAAACTGTAGCAGCTTTTGCTGGTTTGGCTAAGGATCAGGCTGCACAAGTAGTTGTTGCTTATGAGCCAATCTGGGCCATCGGAACAGGCAAATCCTCCACTTCGCAGGACGCGAATGAAGTGATTTCCTATATCCGCAGTCTGATTAAAGAGCTGTATGATGAAAATACAGCAAATGCTGTACGTATTCAGTATGGTGGCAGTGTAAAACCTGAAAATGTTACTGAGTACCTGGGTCAAAGCGATATCGACGGCGCGCTCGTGGGCGGTGCCAGTCTTCAACCGGCGTCGTACATCGCGCTTGTTGAGGGGGCGAAGTAA
- the gpmI gene encoding 2,3-bisphosphoglycerate-independent phosphoglycerate mutase, producing the protein MTAPKPVALIIMDGFGLRDTVEGNAVAQANKPNYDRYLQQYPHTTLTASGEAVGLPEGQMGNSEVGHLNIGAGRIVYQDLTRISKSIREGEFYDNETLVKAVQHAKKNNTKLHLYGLLSDGGVHSHISHLFAMLDLAKKEGLTEVYIHAFMDGRDVMPDSGVGFMQQLIAKIQEVGVGKIATVQGRYYAMDRDKRWERVEKSYRAIVYGEGPQYTDPMEALKESYEKSVFDEFVEPTVIVKADGSPVGLVESNDSVIFLNFRPDRAIQLSQVFTNADFRGFDRGPKWPKDLHFVCLTLFSETVEGFVAYEPKNLDNTFGEVLVQNNKKQLRIAETEKYPHVTFFFSGGRDVELPGETRILINSPKVATYDLQPEMSAYEVADAAVKEIEADKHDAIILNFANPDMVGHSGMLEPTIKAVETTDECVGRVVDAVKAKGGVVIIIADHGNADMEIDEQGRPFTAHTTNPVPFILTDENIVLREHGILADVAPTLLDLMQLPQPAEMTGKSMIASRK; encoded by the coding sequence ATGACAGCACCAAAACCGGTAGCTTTAATTATTATGGACGGGTTCGGATTGCGTGACACCGTAGAAGGTAATGCGGTTGCGCAGGCCAACAAACCGAATTACGACCGGTATTTACAACAGTATCCTCATACAACGCTGACGGCTTCTGGCGAAGCAGTGGGTCTGCCTGAAGGACAAATGGGTAACTCCGAAGTAGGTCACTTGAACATCGGCGCAGGCCGAATTGTATATCAAGACTTGACTCGTATTTCGAAGTCCATCCGTGAAGGTGAATTCTACGACAATGAAACACTGGTTAAAGCAGTGCAACATGCCAAGAAGAACAACACGAAACTTCACCTGTACGGACTTCTGTCCGACGGCGGCGTGCATAGCCATATCAGCCATCTGTTCGCTATGCTGGACTTGGCGAAAAAAGAAGGTTTAACAGAAGTGTACATTCATGCTTTCATGGATGGACGCGATGTTATGCCTGACAGCGGCGTAGGCTTCATGCAGCAGCTGATCGCTAAAATTCAAGAAGTGGGCGTAGGCAAAATTGCGACTGTACAAGGACGCTATTATGCTATGGACCGTGACAAACGTTGGGAACGTGTAGAGAAATCCTACCGTGCAATCGTGTACGGAGAAGGTCCTCAATACACAGACCCAATGGAAGCATTAAAAGAATCGTATGAAAAATCAGTGTTCGACGAATTTGTGGAGCCAACGGTTATTGTGAAGGCTGACGGCAGTCCTGTAGGGCTGGTCGAAAGCAATGACTCTGTTATCTTCCTCAATTTCCGTCCTGACCGTGCGATTCAACTGTCTCAGGTATTTACAAACGCGGACTTCCGTGGTTTTGACCGTGGCCCGAAATGGCCTAAAGATTTGCACTTTGTTTGCCTGACGTTGTTCAGCGAAACGGTTGAAGGCTTTGTAGCTTACGAACCGAAAAACCTGGATAACACGTTTGGTGAAGTGTTGGTTCAAAACAACAAAAAGCAATTGCGTATTGCTGAGACTGAAAAATATCCGCACGTTACTTTCTTTTTCAGTGGCGGACGTGATGTGGAGCTTCCTGGCGAAACTCGTATTTTGATCAACTCGCCTAAAGTGGCTACATATGACTTACAGCCGGAAATGAGTGCGTATGAAGTAGCGGATGCTGCTGTTAAGGAAATCGAAGCCGACAAGCATGATGCGATTATCCTGAACTTTGCCAATCCGGATATGGTTGGACACTCCGGTATGCTGGAGCCAACGATTAAGGCGGTAGAGACGACAGATGAATGTGTTGGACGTGTTGTAGATGCGGTTAAAGCCAAAGGCGGCGTGGTTATTATCATTGCTGACCATGGTAACGCGGATATGGAAATTGATGAGCAGGGACGTCCGTTCACAGCTCACACAACTAATCCGGTTCCGTTCATTTTGACTGACGAAAATATCGTTTTGCGTGAGCATGGAATACTTGCTGACGTAGCTCCAACGCTTCTGGATTTGATGCAACTTCCGCAACCTGCGGAAATGACAGGAAAATCTATGATTGCATCCCGCAAGTAA